The nucleotide sequence TCCGACCTTGTGGCCCTTAGCAATTCTGGCCAAAACTACAAATGCCGAAAACTTGTTAACTGATGTGGCGCAGCGGTTAGAAGATTTAGAAAACCGAGAAGAACGACTGAGTTTAACCACTTACACCTATCTTTTGGGTGGGCTAAAGTTTAGAGAGGAGTTGTTGAATCAGTTATTACGGGAGGAAATTATGCTCGAATCTGTCACTTATCGGCGATTAGTCGAAACCAGCGAACAACGGGGACTTCAACGAGGACGACAAGAAGGTGAGGCTTTGTTAACCTTGCGGCTACTTCAGCATAAATTTGGCCCCCTGTCGGAGGCTACTAGCCAGCAGATTCGCGATCTTCCTGTTTCAGAACTGGAGAACTTGGCAGAAGCCCTTTTAGACTTTCAAACCCCTATGGACTTGACCACATGGTTAATCCAGGCCCCGCGCTAACACCAATAAAAGAATTCACTCATCAGCTTGAACCTATCCTGAAAGGCACATTGTGCTTTAGGCCTTTACACCTACTTTTTCGGTATAATATTTTTCTGTCAATATCTCATGAGCTATAGTCATTTCTGCCAAAAGTGAGACAATCATGGGATATGTAGGAGGAAAATCCCGTCTGAGATCACATCTAGGCTAGGGAGATTTTTTAACGATGGTATTTTGGCAGCACTTGGCCTCAGAGACTCCCCCAGGCCCCTTCATCAGTGCAATTAAGTCTCTCCATCCAGAAGCGGGAAACTCTACCGCCCAAGTGTTATGGCAGCGGGGGTGGCGCAATATCGCAGCGATTAAGTCTTTCTTATTTCCTGAGAACTACGAACCAACATCGGCGTTTGCCTTTGCGGAAATGTCCCAAGCAGTAGAACGGATTGCCCAGGCCCGGGCCGACCAAGAGAAGCTGGCGATTTGGGGGGATTTTGATGCGGATGGGATGACAGCCACGGCGGTGTTATGGGAGGGGTTGGGGCAGTTTTTTCGGCAAAATGAGCAGCTTGTCTATTACATCCCAAATCGGTTGACAGAATCTCACGGGTTATCCATGACCGGCCTTGCCCAACTCCAGGCCCAGGGATGTACCTTGATTATTACCTGTGACACGGGCAGCACCAATCTAGCTGAAATTCGCCATGCAACCGGCCTGGGAATGGATGTGATTATCACGGATCACCATACCCTGCCTCCCTATCGGCCCAATGTCACCGCCATCATCAACCCGAGAGAATTTCCTGACGACCATCCCCTCCACCATTTATCTGGTGTGGCCGTGGCCTATAAACTGATTGAGGCCTTGTATGCCAAATTTCCGGAGATTCCCCAAGGCCCCCTGGAAGCGTACTTGGATTTGGTAGCGATTGGTTTAATTGCCGACTTAGTCGAACTCAGAGGAGATTGTCGGTATTTAGCCCAACGGGGAATTGAGCAGTTAAAGGATCAGCAGCGTCCGGGTGTAAAAGCCTTACTTGCAAATGCCCGTAAGAGAGGAGATCGCCCCACCGATATTAGTTTTGGCCTGGGGCCACGGATTAATGCCGTTAGTCGGATTTATGGGGATGCCGGACTCTGTGTCGAGTTGTTGACGACCCGAGATCCCAAACGGGCCGAGGAATTAGCCCAGGCCGCTGAGTTAGCCAATGATCGCCGCAAAGCACTTCAAAAAACCATCATTAAACAAGCTGAAAAAGAAATTTCCCGCTTAGATTTATCCACCACCTATGTGATTGTCCTGATGCACCCCCAATGGTCAGTGGGCCTAGTCGGTGTGGCGGCAGGGCAATTGGCCAAGAAATATGGGCGACCAGTGATTTTATTGCGAGCAGAAGGATTAGACCTTGGTGATGAGGATGGTGCGGATCTAGATTTTGAATCTGCCCCCTTTAATCCTCAAGCAGATGGAAATTCACCCCCAGACTTGGCCATGGGTTCGGCTCGCTCCATTGGGGGCCTGGATTTCTATGAGCTACTCAATCAACACCTACATCTGTTCCATCGTTTTGGGGGCCATCCCTTTGCCGCTGGTTTGAGCTTACCCATTCAAAATGTGCCACTTTTGCGA is from Synechococcus sp. PCC 6312 and encodes:
- a CDS encoding DHH family phosphoesterase; translation: MVFWQHLASETPPGPFISAIKSLHPEAGNSTAQVLWQRGWRNIAAIKSFLFPENYEPTSAFAFAEMSQAVERIAQARADQEKLAIWGDFDADGMTATAVLWEGLGQFFRQNEQLVYYIPNRLTESHGLSMTGLAQLQAQGCTLIITCDTGSTNLAEIRHATGLGMDVIITDHHTLPPYRPNVTAIINPREFPDDHPLHHLSGVAVAYKLIEALYAKFPEIPQGPLEAYLDLVAIGLIADLVELRGDCRYLAQRGIEQLKDQQRPGVKALLANARKRGDRPTDISFGLGPRINAVSRIYGDAGLCVELLTTRDPKRAEELAQAAELANDRRKALQKTIIKQAEKEISRLDLSTTYVIVLMHPQWSVGLVGVAAGQLAKKYGRPVILLRAEGLDLGDEDGADLDFESAPFNPQADGNSPPDLAMGSARSIGGLDFYELLNQHLHLFHRFGGHPFAAGLSLPIQNVPLLREALNQTLGQQWGGQPPAEPAIQIDLDVTVAELGPRLFRELKLLEPYDGLGNPAVTLRVRGVEILKPWRNGLKDIQGQSQNYSFVTFTIVDPESRHQAAGIWWDHQPEDIPLGLCDLVGELNFNTKDKKYVFQVNDLQPAPYANVLLSHAARLEILDYRYRPTPPLPETVLTLETPPQTWAEWRQWLSQAWTTATPLALIYGHPPRTTPTQAWQRLIGITKHLSRTGAKISLGRLQTELGISELALTRGLDTLTALGVEIFVYPQPEQPQAHPAISCRYPQAISRNAQAVEQFALTIAEEQFRRHYLAQVPTPTLRQVAGQSD
- a CDS encoding DUF4351 domain-containing protein; translation: MVYDNLCKALIESNPRPFVTWLLAEPVAEIKILKTELSVEPIRADFVSFLEVGNQILHLEFQTQADPEMPLRMLDYYTRLYRQYRQPVKQIVLFLRPTTSTAVQVDYFETASTLHRYQVIRLWEVAASELMAFPTLWPLAILAKTTNAENLLTDVAQRLEDLENREERLSLTTYTYLLGGLKFREELLNQLLREEIMLESVTYRRLVETSEQRGLQRGRQEGEALLTLRLLQHKFGPLSEATSQQIRDLPVSELENLAEALLDFQTPMDLTTWLIQAPR